A part of Kiritimatiellia bacterium genomic DNA contains:
- a CDS encoding NAD(P)-dependent oxidoreductase, producing MSAPRFRHVLVTGGAGYIGSVLVPMLLATGRRVTVLDNFLYQQTSLLDCCHHPNFELVRGDARDEPLLRRLLDSDVEAILPLACIVGAPACDRWPAEARAINLDAIAALIRLRRSDQWIVFPNTNSGYGIGETGIECTEESPLRPVSLYGRLKVEAERLVLEAGNSVSLRLATVFGISPRMRLDLLVNDFTWRAVTDRFVVLFEAHFKRNYIHVRDVARAFLHALENIDRMAGQAYNVGLSDANLSKLELCLEIKKQVPEFTIMEAPVGRDPDQRNYIVSNAKIEATGYRPEVSLQQGIAELIKGYQILRGPRFSNV from the coding sequence ATGAGCGCGCCTCGCTTTCGCCACGTGCTCGTCACCGGCGGCGCCGGTTACATCGGCTCAGTACTCGTGCCGATGCTGTTGGCCACCGGCCGACGCGTCACCGTGCTCGACAATTTCCTCTATCAGCAAACCTCGCTGCTCGATTGCTGCCACCATCCGAACTTCGAGCTCGTCCGCGGCGACGCGCGCGATGAGCCGCTGCTGCGACGGCTGCTCGACTCGGACGTGGAGGCCATCCTCCCGCTCGCCTGCATCGTCGGTGCGCCCGCCTGCGACCGCTGGCCGGCGGAAGCCCGAGCGATCAACCTGGACGCGATTGCCGCGCTGATCCGCCTGCGGCGCTCCGACCAGTGGATCGTCTTCCCAAACACGAACAGCGGCTACGGCATCGGCGAGACCGGAATCGAATGCACCGAAGAGTCACCGCTTCGTCCCGTCTCGTTGTATGGCCGGCTCAAGGTCGAAGCCGAACGTCTCGTGTTGGAGGCCGGCAACAGCGTCTCACTTCGGCTCGCCACCGTGTTCGGCATCAGCCCCCGCATGCGCCTCGACCTTCTCGTGAACGACTTCACCTGGCGCGCCGTCACCGACCGTTTTGTGGTGCTGTTTGAGGCGCACTTCAAGCGCAACTACATCCACGTACGCGACGTCGCCCGCGCATTTCTGCACGCGCTGGAGAACATCGACCGCATGGCCGGGCAGGCCTACAACGTGGGCCTCAGCGATGCGAACCTCTCCAAGCTCGAGCTCTGTCTCGAAATCAAGAAGCAGGTGCCGGAGTTCACGATCATGGAGGCCCCCGTCGGCCGGGACCCCGATCAGCGGAACTACATCGTCAGCAATGCGAAAATCGAAGCCACCGGCTACCGCCCAGAGGTGTCGCTCCAGCAGGGCATCGCTGAACTGATCAAGGGATACCAGATTCTCCGTGGCCCCCGCTTTTCCAATGTCTGA
- a CDS encoding glycosyltransferase produces MSEAPAPAISIVIPFRNEATTLPLALDSLARQQFDRPFEVIFVDGHSTDPSVEVIRSHPLGRRAEVRILSSPAGRTGMNHARNDGARAARAPILLFMQADVRIRDPQALLKVLRAFDDPTVVATTFTGLGAGEDFYRYDFWGQVFLARYQRLRCEHDLDTKFNGVRREIFEKIGGFDEARFPFGGEDFDFRVRLLREGRLADTGVEVEHLHGYGRRHTPLGLLRKYARNAECMGATVPVYLRHLEHEPGYLRHLVARTMLCVACLATLVPPAWPWAPLVVLAFASLWSAPVWREVRGWRLIAVPPFAIAAMYVFTVYYLRALIAGRTAVRLTTTTG; encoded by the coding sequence ATGTCCGAAGCTCCCGCCCCCGCAATCTCCATCGTCATTCCGTTCCGTAACGAGGCCACCACGCTGCCCCTCGCCCTCGACTCGCTCGCGAGGCAACAGTTCGACCGGCCGTTCGAGGTGATCTTCGTGGACGGGCATTCGACGGATCCCTCGGTGGAGGTCATCCGCAGCCACCCGCTCGGTCGGCGCGCCGAGGTCCGCATTCTTTCATCCCCGGCCGGTCGCACGGGCATGAACCATGCCCGCAACGACGGCGCGCGCGCCGCCCGCGCGCCGATCCTGCTGTTCATGCAGGCGGATGTCCGCATCCGCGATCCGCAAGCACTCCTGAAAGTCCTCCGCGCATTCGACGACCCCACCGTGGTCGCGACGACCTTCACGGGGTTGGGCGCCGGCGAGGACTTTTATCGCTACGACTTCTGGGGCCAGGTGTTTCTGGCCCGCTATCAGCGCCTGCGCTGCGAACACGACCTCGATACGAAGTTCAACGGCGTCCGCCGGGAGATCTTCGAGAAAATCGGCGGCTTTGACGAGGCGAGGTTCCCGTTTGGCGGGGAGGACTTCGACTTCCGCGTGCGCCTGCTGCGCGAAGGGCGGCTCGCGGACACGGGCGTGGAGGTCGAACATCTCCACGGCTACGGCCGCCGCCACACACCGCTCGGCCTGCTACGGAAGTACGCGCGAAACGCGGAGTGCATGGGCGCAACCGTGCCCGTCTACCTGCGGCATCTCGAACACGAGCCCGGCTATCTGCGGCACCTGGTGGCGCGGACGATGCTGTGCGTGGCCTGCCTCGCGACACTGGTGCCGCCCGCCTGGCCGTGGGCACCTCTGGTGGTCCTGGCGTTCGCGTCGCTATGGAGCGCCCCCGTCTGGCGCGAGGTCCGCGGCTGGCGCCTCATCGCGGTGCCGCCTTTTGCGATCGCAGCAATGTACGTGTTCACAGTGTACTACCTGCGCGCTCTGATCGCGGGACGCACCGCCGTGCGCCTGACCACCACCACCGGATGA
- a CDS encoding NAD(P)-dependent oxidoreductase, with the protein MKGGRRCVVLGAHGFVGSAVAAEAARRGFELLAVDKDNYDAARGATSELLINANGNSRKYLATQDPALEFDLSVRSVQRSLHEFRCAQYVHLSSCDVYPDPSSPATTAEDSPIESSRLSQYGFHKWLAEQIVRHDARRWLILRMGGFVGPRLWKNSIYDLLTGAPLRVDLASAYQYLDTRDFARILFDLIERGVEERVINVAGEGIVTLREVAEWLGRDAPAHVGGMLPVERYEISLDTLRRYCPPPSTRESVRRFLDECRRTGGIPR; encoded by the coding sequence ATGAAAGGGGGCCGACGATGCGTCGTGCTCGGCGCGCACGGCTTTGTTGGCTCCGCGGTGGCGGCGGAGGCTGCCCGGCGGGGATTCGAATTGCTGGCGGTGGACAAGGACAACTACGACGCCGCCCGAGGCGCAACGAGCGAGCTGCTCATCAACGCAAACGGCAATTCGAGAAAATACCTCGCCACGCAGGATCCTGCGCTTGAGTTCGATCTTTCCGTCCGCAGCGTGCAGCGATCGCTCCACGAATTCCGCTGCGCGCAGTACGTGCACCTGTCTTCCTGTGACGTCTATCCCGATCCGTCCTCACCGGCGACGACGGCGGAAGACTCGCCGATCGAATCCTCACGGCTCTCCCAGTATGGGTTTCACAAGTGGCTTGCGGAACAGATCGTGCGTCACGATGCGCGCCGCTGGTTGATTCTACGCATGGGGGGGTTCGTCGGGCCCCGACTTTGGAAGAACTCCATCTACGACCTGCTGACCGGTGCCCCGTTGCGCGTGGATCTGGCCTCGGCGTATCAGTACTTGGACACCCGCGATTTCGCCCGGATTTTGTTCGACCTGATTGAACGGGGCGTCGAGGAACGCGTGATCAACGTGGCCGGGGAGGGCATCGTCACGCTCCGGGAAGTCGCCGAGTGGCTGGGCCGCGACGCTCCGGCACACGTCGGCGGGATGCTGCCGGTGGAGCGATATGAAATCTCTCTCGATACGCTGCGGCGCTACTGCCCGCCCCCGTCCACCCGCGAATCGGTCCGGCGGTTTCTCGACGAGTGCCGCCGCACGGGGGGCATCCCACGATGA
- a CDS encoding GDP-L-fucose synthase, which yields MSTPFQRILVTGATGFLGHHIVPALRSSFPTADIIAVGRRDCDLLQPNAADRLLADVRPDAVVHLAAKSGGIEDNRLRPADYFYENLAINTATFHAAFRVGVRKFLTLIGGCSYPARAVSPISEDQMWNGFPQIESAGYSVAKKVLLVQSWAYRAQYGFNSVVLIPGNVYGEHDNFNLTQAHVIPALIRKYIEARDRGDAEVVAWGTGRPTRDFVYAGDVAATIPWFLAHYDSSEPVNISTGTRISIRELAETVARVVGFQGRIRWDTSKPDGQMDKIFDVSRLRALGLSCSTSLEEGLRRTVAWFERARREGNVRL from the coding sequence ATGAGCACTCCCTTTCAGCGGATCCTCGTCACCGGTGCCACGGGCTTCCTGGGCCACCACATCGTACCGGCACTGCGCAGCAGCTTTCCGACCGCCGACATCATCGCCGTCGGCCGGCGCGACTGTGACCTGCTGCAGCCCAATGCCGCGGATCGGTTGCTGGCCGATGTCCGGCCCGACGCCGTCGTCCACCTCGCCGCGAAATCCGGCGGCATCGAAGACAACCGCCTCCGACCAGCGGACTATTTTTACGAGAATCTGGCGATCAACACCGCAACCTTCCATGCCGCGTTCCGTGTGGGTGTGCGAAAGTTCCTCACGTTGATCGGCGGCTGTTCCTATCCCGCTCGTGCGGTTTCACCGATCAGCGAGGATCAGATGTGGAACGGTTTTCCTCAGATCGAAAGCGCCGGCTACTCGGTCGCGAAGAAAGTGTTGCTCGTCCAGTCGTGGGCCTACCGTGCACAGTACGGCTTCAATTCCGTCGTGCTGATTCCCGGCAACGTGTACGGCGAGCACGACAACTTCAACCTCACCCAGGCGCACGTGATCCCGGCGCTAATCCGCAAATACATTGAAGCTCGGGACCGCGGTGACGCGGAAGTCGTCGCGTGGGGCACCGGCCGACCAACCAGAGACTTCGTCTACGCCGGCGATGTCGCGGCGACCATCCCCTGGTTCCTCGCCCATTATGACTCCAGCGAACCGGTCAACATCTCGACCGGCACGCGAATCTCAATCCGCGAACTGGCGGAGACGGTCGCGCGCGTCGTCGGGTTCCAAGGCCGGATCCGTTGGGACACCTCGAAACCGGACGGGCAGATGGACAAAATCTTTGACGTGTCGCGGTTGCGCGCGCTAGGGCTGAGCTGTTCCACCTCGCTGGAGGAGGGGTTGCGGCGCACCGTCGCCTGGTTCGAACGGGCCCGTCGGGAGGGTAACGTCCGCTTATGA